From the genome of Thiovibrio frasassiensis:
ATAGGTGCCCGCACTCAGCCCGGTTCCAGCCCCGGGGAAAAACACCGCCAGTTCAAGCAGGAGATCCCCTGGCTGAAGGGGAGCAAACCTGTCCGTGCAGACGAAAATCCCGTTGGCGCTGACATCAACAACCTGGAACCCCTGGCGCATTTCATTGTTGTGCATGAACATGACCGTACTGCCGTTGGGCACGCCAACCCGATAGTTGGACCGGCGCTGCAGGCGGAACAGGGTGGAGGGGAACTCGGTAAAGATGCTGTTTTCCGTGGTATGCGTCACCTGAACCCGCACCTTGTTCCAGACCATGGCCTCGTCCTTGAACAGGATATGGATAATCTCCTGGGTTCCGGGCCAGTCGACGGGCTTATCAATCTCAAGCATCCGGTCATCGTAGCTGACGATGACCGTTTTGGGAGACTGATAGCCTGTGTGCACCAAGGAAATGAGCTCCCTTTTTTCCCGGAGCCGGTCAAGGGCCATACGGATCAGCTCATGGGACTCGGTGGATTGCGTCCCATTCTCCAGGGTTATCCATTGCCCGGACATTTTTTCA
Proteins encoded in this window:
- a CDS encoding flagellar brake protein, with translation MIGFKNSDEKMSGQWITLENGTQSTESHELIRMALDRLREKRELISLVHTGYQSPKTVIVSYDDRMLEIDKPVDWPGTQEIIHILFKDEAMVWNKVRVQVTHTTENSIFTEFPSTLFRLQRRSNYRVGVPNGSTVMFMHNNEMRQGFQVVDVSANGIFVCTDRFAPLQPGDLLLELAVFFPGAGTGLSAGTYMNISRAKVMRATRGDNKKYCYGILFDLTKGEEETLLQYVRLRERELLRKGMF